One Entelurus aequoreus isolate RoL-2023_Sb linkage group LG09, RoL_Eaeq_v1.1, whole genome shotgun sequence genomic window carries:
- the prokr1b gene encoding prokineticin receptor 1b: MSSCSNSDNMSGSNVSQMLTAPSSGKLDHYLDSYDLDYGIPPDEIPDTTQGQAFFVATIIIGVVLVCIILVCGLGNFIFIASLTRYKKLRNLTNLLIANLAISDFLVAVVCCPFLVDYYVVKQLSWAHGLVLCASVNYLRTVSLYVSTNALLAIAVDRYMAIVHPLKPRMKYETAYCLIAGVWIIPILISIPSAYFASETEYPHSGTNLTPVTHKVFCAQIWPVDQQAYYRSYFLFVFAVEFVGPVIIMALCYTQISRELWFKNVPGFQTEQIRKRLRCRRKTVIVLIGILMAYILCWAPYYGFTILRDFHPTLISRQRNSLVVFYIIECLAMSNSMINTFCFVSVKNNTVKYLKKIVLLRWRSTYAPSRTVDELDLRTVSLPVTEEIECINLK, from the exons ATGTCAAGCTGTTCAAATTCAGACAACATGAGCGGGTCGAACGTCAGCCAGATGCTGACGGCGCCATCTTCTGGCAAGTTGGATCACTACTTAGACAGCTACGATTTGGACTACGGCATTCCTCCCGATGAGATCCCGGACACCACGCAGGGCCAGGCCTTCTTCGTCGCCACCATCATCATCGGCGTGGTCCTCGTCTGCATCATACTCGTCTGCGGCTTGGGGAACTTCATTTTCATCGCCTCCTTGACTCGCTACAAGAAGCTACGCAACCTCACCAACCTGCTCATCGCCAACCTGGCCATCTCGGACTTCCTGGTGGCGGTCGTTTGTTGTCCCTTCCTGGTGGACTACTACGTGGTCAAGCAGCTGTCGTGGGCTCACGGCCTGGTGCTGTGCGCTTCCGTTAACTATCTGCGCACCGTGTCGCTGTACGTGTCTACTAACGCCTTGCTCGCCATTGCGGTGGACAG GTACATGGCCATAGTTCATCCTCTGAAGCCCAGAATGAAGTATGAAACAGCCTACTGCCTGATAGCCGGGGTCTGGATTATTCCTATTCTCATCTCGATTCCCTCAGCATACTTCGCCTCTGAGACCGAGTACCCCCACAGCGGGACCAACCTGACCCCGGTCACTCACAAAGTCTTCTGTGCTCAGATCTGGCCGGTGGATCAACAAGCGTACTACCGTTCCTACTTCCTCTTCGTCTTTGCCGTGGAGTTTGTTGGACCCGTCATCATCATGGCGTTGTGCTACACCCAAATTTCCCGCGAGCTCTGGTTCAAGAACGTTCCCGGTTTCCAGACGGAGCAGATTAGGAAGCGTCTGCGCTGTCGCCGCAAAACCGTGATCGTCCTCATCGGGATATTGATGGCGTACATCCTGTGTTGGGCGCCCTACTACGGCTTCACCATCCTGCGAGATTTCCATCCTACGCTGATCTCCCGCCAAAGGAATTCACTGGTGGTCTTCTACATCATCGAATGCCTCGCCATGAGCAATAGCATGATTAACACCTTCTGCTTTGTCAGCGTCAAGAACAACACCGTTAAGTACCTGAAGAAGATCGTGCTGCTGCGCTGGAGGTCCACATATGCCCCGAGTCGGACTGTGGATGAACTGGATTTGAGGACCGTGTCCTTGCCGGTAACAGAGGAGATCGAATGCATTAATCTGAAGTAA